TCGGCCAGGGCTATCGGCATGCGAGCCTCCAGGGCATAAGGGCAAATTTCTGACTGCAATATTGCAAATGCATGTTCGTAGGTCCTCCGTGCTGGAGCTCTTCAGGCTTCAACGGTGTGTCGCAAGGTATCATGCGCTGGTTTTCACGGCTCGACCTCCTTGACAGTCAGAAGGCTCTTCAATGAAAAAAAGCATGCCACTGGTATTGCTGTCGTCCATACTGCTGACGGCTTGCGGTCCCGACAAAATCATCGCCGATCTGCCTTCGCCTGACGGGAAATATCACGTTGAGGTCCGCAAGTGTCCGCAGCGCGGGTCCCTGACCTGGGACGAGCAGACCCAGGTATCCGTGGTCGAGGCAGGCGTATCGGAAAAGTGCAATGCGTTCATCGTGGCGCTGACGCAGTTCCGGTCGTATGCGCCTGATGAGCAACTGCAGCTTGAATGGATTTCCGATACGGAACTCAGGGCCTGGCATCCCGCGTTCGAGCCGAAGAATGGCGCTTGGGCCAGCACGATCAAGCAGGGCGCGCCGGTCAAGGTGATATTCGCGCCCAAGAGCTAGTCGGAGGCCGGTCATACCGCGATCTGCCGGGGCCGTGTCGTAAACGTGATAATTTGTTGCCCGTCGGCGCAGTTGTGACTGCTTGAATCCACAGCTTCCAGTGAATTCGGATTATCCGCAGGCATATGCCCATGGATTGCCGATTTTTTGCCCATTCGTGCCGTGCCATTTGTGTTTGAATACGCGCCGTTTGCGCGCGTGGTTTGCCAGCCGCAAGACCCATATTCGACGGAGCCTGATCCAGTATGCATTTCAGAGTTTTGGCCATAGGGCTGCTGATGGCCGGCGGCAACATTGCGCAGGCCGCCACGGTGCAGGACGTCTTCAACGGAAAAATGCTGGGCAAGAGCCAGGCGCATTTGGAATCGATAACCGGCGCGCCGCAGGAATCCTACGGCGACGATCGCGTGTTCGAGGTGCAGGGCTGCCTGATCACCGCGACGATCAAGTCGGGCAAGGTATCGGCGCTGAGCATGGATGCATCCGAAGCCTGCCAGCCCGACCTCGCCAGTTTCATTGGCGAATATGCGCCCAAGCCAGGGCAGAAACTCACCCCCGCCGCCTTTGGTCCGGACCTGACCTATACGGCCGATTGCCTGACGGACTGCGGCAATGCCGCCGATCCCTGGGTCTACGCAAGCTGGACCGCGCCGCGCGCAGCCGGCGGCATGGAGGTCATGCTGGGCTTTGTGCAAGCCGGAGACGAGGCGCTGGATGCAGCCGAAAGATGGGCCTCGCAGATGGAAAAGGCCGAAGGCCAGGATTACCTGCTCAAGAACAAATTCAATTGCGACGCCCGCTACAACGATGTGGCCGAGGCCGCCTTCAGGAATGTGGCCGCGACCAGCGTCAAGGTCGGGTTCGATCTGCCGAAGGAACCTTGCCGCTAGGCCGCGCCGCAATGGGTTGAGATTGAGCATGGACATCGACAAAATCAAAGGCCGGCTGGCCTTTCTGCAGGAAGCCGAAAAACTCAAGAGCGTGCTGCGTAGCGGATTCACGTCCACCGGCCGCCCGGAAAGCACGGCTGAACACAGCTGGCGCTTGTGCCTGATGGCCATGGCCTTTGAGGACGAGTTGGCCGGCCTGGACATGCTCAAGGTCCTGAAGCTGTGCGTGCTACACGATCTGGGCGAGGCCATACACGGCGACGTGCCGGCCATCGAGAAGCACCAGCACCCGGACAAGAGCGAGCAGGAGAAAGCCGACCTGCTGCACCTGACGCGGTCCCTGGACGAGAAGCAGCGCGCAGGAATCATGGCGCTTTGGCAGGAATATGAGGATGCCACCACGCCGGAAGCCAAGGCCGTCAAGGCCCTGGACAAGCTGGAGACCATCTTGCAGCACTCGCAGGGTTTGAATCCGCCGGATTTTGATTATGGGTTCAATCTGACCTACGGCCAGAAGCATACCGACGCGGATCCCTTGTTTGCGCTGGTGCGCAGCGTCCTGGACGAGAAAACACGCGCCCGGATCAAGCCAGAGAGCTGAACGGTTTGGCGGTCCGGAGGCCGCTCAAGCGGCGCTTGCGGGTGCGCTTGCGCGCCGTTCATGCGTGCCGAACCAGACGCCGGACAGGACCAGAACAAAAGCCCCTGTCAGGCGCCAGGTCAACGGATACGAGCCACTCAATAGCTCGATCAACACGGCCGTGATCGGCGCCAGCGCCTGAAACGACATGACCCGGCTTGCCTCCAGGCGGCTCAGCGCCCACAGCAGGCAGAAATAGCCCACCGCGCTGGACAGTCCGATGAACACCACATTCGCCCACTGAAAGCCTGACAGGCTGGGCAGCAATGGCGCGCTTCGCGCCAGGCAGACGCCTGCCAGGAACAAGACCGAGACAAGCATCGCCACCACGCTGACATACATGGATGGATAGCGACGCAGGTACGGACGATATAAAAGACTGCAAGCCCCGCCGATAAACGTCGCGCCCAACAAGGCGGCCCAAGCCCAGCCATCCGCGGCGCTGCCCACCGCGGCGGCAGAGGGCTGCAGCAATAGTGCAATCCCCGAGACCGCCACGCCCGCGCCGATCAGCCGCGGCCAGCTGAACCGTTCGCGTCCGGTGGCAATCGCCAGGCACAGCGTCACCAGCGGCAGCGTGGAAAACACCAGCGCGCACGTGGCGGCCGGCAGGCGGGCCAGCGCGTAGTTCAACAGCAATATCAGCATCGCGAATTGCAGTATGCCCAGGCCCGCCACCGCGCAGAAATCCTTGGCCGTAAACCGTACCGACCATCGCCGCAGCATGGGCGCGGCAAGCATGAGCGCCCCGATGGCATAACGCAGGAAAGCCAAGGTCTCCGGTGACACGTCGTTCGACACTGCGCGTGTCGAGACCATTGCGGCCCCCACCAGCGTGCCCGTGATCGCGGCGGCGCAAATGGCCTGGGCGCGTTCACTCATCGGAGCCGCGCCTGTCCGCAAGCACGGATTTCATCTGGTTGCTGGGATGCATTGCGCTTCCTACAGATCCCGCGCCCAATACTGGCCCACCAGATCCTTGCCGAAGCTGTGATGCTGTTCTTCCTCGACCAGCTCGAAACCGGCCTTTTCATAGATCCGGCGCGCATCCGTCAGCACGCTGTTGGTCCACAACACCATGCGCCGGTAGCCTGCCTGCCGCGCAAAACGCAGACACTCGTCCACCAGTCGATGCCCTATGCCCAGCCCGCGCGCGGCGCCGTCCACGTACAACAGGCGCAGCTTCGCCGTGGTTTCGTCCTGTCGCACCACGAACACCGAGCCCACCATCTTGCCGTCCTTCTCGGCGATCCAGCAGCGCTCTCGCTCGCGGTCGAATTCCCGGATGAACTTCGCCACGATCTCGGCCACCAGCGCCTCGTACTCCGAGTTCCAGCCGAATTCCTGGGCATAGACCCTCGCCTGGTTCGCCACTACCAGCCCCATGTCGCCCGGCCGCGGATCGCGCAGCACGTAGGGAAGGGGGGCTTTGTCGCCGAGCAGGTTCTGGATTTCGTTCATGGCATTGACCAGCTGCGCTTGCGCCGGCTCCGATAGCTGTTTGAGGATGGCAATGATCTCGTTGCGCGACGCTTCATTGAGCGGCGCAAACGCCGCCCGGCCCGCGTCCGTCAGTTCCAGCAAACCCACGCGTGCATCGGCCGCCGAGCGCGTCTTGGCGATCAAACCTTTCTTTTCGAAGCCCGAGATCACGCGGCTGACATACCCGGCGTCCAGGTTCAGCTCCCGGCACAGGTCCGAGGTGCTGAGCGCCGGCCGGTGAGCCAGCTCGTAGAGAATGCGGACTTCGGTCAGCGAGAACTCGCTGGCCAGCAGATGCTCGTGCAGCACCCCGATCTGGCGGGTGTAGAAGCGGTTGAAGTACCGGACCGCTTCGGCGCGGTCGTAGAGCGACTGCTCTGTCATGGGAAGTTCCAATTACTTGCTTAAGGCATATTATTATTTGCTTTAGGCAAGTATTGGAAGATTTTTTTCTGTTCGATGGCGATCATTCCGATAGGCCGGCGCTATCCGGCGCGCGGCACGGGAAGGGCCGCCATTACCGCTGCCGGAACTGCTTCCGATACCCCGCAGGCGACACCGAGAACGCCGCCGTGAAATGCTGCCGCAGCGACACCGTCGACCCGAAACCCGTAGCCTCGGCCACCCGGTCCACCGACAGCCCGCCCGTCTCCAGCAGCCGCTGCGCGGCGGCCAGCCTGTGGTTCAGCACCCACTGCGTCACGGTCGTGCCCGTCTTCAGCTTGAAGCGCCGCGTGAAATTGCGGCGGCTCAGCCCGGCCTCGTTGGCCAGGCGGTCCAGCCCCAGCGGCTCCTGTAAATGCTCGATGGCCCATTCCATGGCCACGCTTATCGGATCGCCGCCGTCCTCGCGTGTGAGCGGCCGCTCGATGTACTGCGCCTGCCCGCCATCGCGATGCGGCGCCATCACCATGCGGCGGGCCACCCGGTTCGCCAGTTCCGCGCCATGGTCGCAACGCAGCAGATGCAGGCAGCAATCGATGGCGGCAGCGGTGCCGGCCGAGGTCAGGATGTCGCCGTCGTCCACGTACAAGGCCTTGCGGTCGAGCCGGATCTGCGGGTACTTGCGGGCGAAGTCATCGCTCCAGACCCAGTGCGTCGAGGCCGGACGGCCGTCGAGCAAACCCGCCTCGGCCAGCACAAAGGCGCCCAGGCACAGGCCGATGACGCGCGCGCCGCGCGCATGCGCATCGCGCAGGGCCTGCAACATGGTTTCAGGCGGGCGCTCGTCCGGATCGCGCCAGGCGGGCACGATCACCGTGTCCGCCTCGGCCAGGGCCGAATAGTCGTGCGGCACATGGATATCGAAACCCGACATGGTCGCGACCGGCCCGACCGCTTCGCCGCAGACCAGCAGGCGATAGCGCGGTACGCCCAGCCGGGCCAGGTCGTCGCCGAACACCATGCAGGGCACGGACAGGTGGAAGGAGCTGATGCCCGCGAAGGCGACGACGGCGATGGTATGCATGGCGCAATGGGCTGAAATGCGGATGTGGCCCGATCCTATCATTTATTGGTATTTGGGCCACTTTCGGGTTCAAACCCGATGGCGCATCCTTGATGCCGTTCGCCCTCGTGCGTGAACAGCACACTAAACGCCTACAGATCAAGGACCTACGATGAACCACCCGACCATCCGCGCCATCGCCGGCGCCACCGCCCCGCAGTCCATCGACCCGGCCAGCACCGCCTTGCTGGTGATCGACTTCCAGAATGAATACTTCAGCGGCAGGCTGCCCATTCCCGAAGGTCCGGCGGCCCTGCGCAACGCGGCTAAGCTCGTCGCCCATGCCGATCGGCATGGCATTCCGGTCTTCCATATCCAACACGCCACGCCGGCCGGCAGCCCGGTCTTCGCCGACGGCAGCGCCGGCATCGAATTTCATCCCGACCTGCAGCCCGCGGCTAACCATACGGTGCTGCGCAAGTCGACGGTCAGCGTGTTCCCCAGCACTGACATCGACCAGCGCCTGAAGGCGGCGGGCGTGCGCACGCTGCTGATCACCGGCCTGATGACCCACGCCTGCGTTGCAGGCGCTGCCCGAGACGCGGTGCCGCTGGGGTATCAGGTGATCGTGGCGGCTGATGCCTGCGCCACGCGCGACCTGGATACGGGTGCGGGGGAGCAGGCTGCGTTGCCGCACGCGATGCTGCATCGTGCGGCGCTGGCGAGCATCGATGACACCTTCGGCGACATCATGACGACGAAGCAGGTGCTGGAGCTGCCGTTGGCTTGAGAGGATAAGGGGCCGGGTAGGTCAGCCGGCCTGGTGCGAGTCCATCGGCATCTTGCCTGTGAGCGCGCGTTCGGGCACATGGCGTCGGCCTGCTTCATCTCTGGTGTTCACGGTGCCTTGCTTACCGGCTGGGCTGGGAACCCTCGCGTTTCGGGGGATTCAGCAGCGAATCGATGATCGGATCGGTTGGCGCCAGCGGCGCTGCGGTATCGGCGGTAGCCAGGGCGGCTGCCACTGAAGCAGGGACTACCGGAGACCCCGTCTTTACGCATGAGTCGATATCCAGGAGGGCCAGCTTTACCTCCTTGGCGAGCCGTTCAGCTACCGCGTAATCTGGAATGGTTTTGCCCAGGACTGTCACGGCTGAACCTTTTAGCGGCGTACCCTGCATCTTGTAATAGCCGTTGTACGCAGCCAGTACGGCAGCGGCATCGATGGGAGCAGGTGTCAGCGCGTTGAGATTCTGGCGCAGCTGCGATTGAATCTCCATCGACGCGAAATTCATGGATCGCACCAGCATGGGTAGCTTGTTGAGCTCGTCGCTCAACTCCGATGGGGCGCTGTTCTGCAAGGCGTACGTCACCGTGACCACACAGCCCGCCTTCTTCGCCGCCGCATCGAAAAGGCCGCGCTGAGCCTCCAGGTGATACCGCGCACCCAATTGACTGGCACCTGCCGCAATGCCGGCGCCGGTAGCCGTGGTCGCCACGTTTCCAATCAAGCCGCCCGTGACGCCGACGACCACGCCTGCCAACGTCCAGTCGCTCTGTTCATACAAGGCGAGCTGCGCCCGGTCCGCGCGGTCTTGATACGCCGTCCGTTCGGCGACAAGGCGGTCATTGCCTTCGGGGACGGTGGCGAAAGGCTTGAGTGGCGCGGGCGTGTACATCGGATAGGCGCCAGGAGGACGGGCGGCACAGCCGGCCAATAGGACCGAGACCAAGAATAATGGCAACCAATGGCGGCTCGCCGTCCCTTGCGCCGACAGCCGCAATAGCCGAGCAAAAGGGGTATTACCCTTCAGGCGCTTGAGCATATTCTTGGGTGGAAATAATTGGACCGAGCGTTTCTGGCGAATGCTGGTAGCCAGCGTAGCAACGAGGATCCGATGCGGCTAGCCATCCAAAAGCACGATGCCAGAGGTCCGAGGAGCCCATCCAGGCACCCCGGCGCCTAGCGGCCGACCACCTTATTTGGGCCCGGACCCGGTCCGCTCCACGTAGATCGGGCTGGAATAGATGAAGAAGCCGTCCTCGGTCGTGATGCGCAGGTACACCGCATTGTCGGAGTCTGTGTGCAGCGGCACGCGCACCCGCGCCTGCATCCGCCGCACCGGATTCTCGTCAGGTAGGCGATAGACTTGAAGCCGGCGCCGGATGCCGCCGTTTTCGGCGACTACCGGCTCCAGTCCGATCTGGTCGACGGGGATCTCGGTACGCACCACCGGCGTGTCGATTTTCAGCACGCCGGCGCGCGGATTGCTCAGCCGCACATCGATGCCGCTGTAGCCGCCGGTGGTCAGCGAGCGCCAGCTCAGCATGTCGGGGCGAGGTTGCGCCAGGGTCTTGTCCAGGTTCCAGAAATTGATCGGTAGCGGATCGACGAAGGTGTTGCCTTCGAGGGTCGCGCTACCGTCCCAGACCGTCTGGCGGCCGCGGCCGCGGTACTCGGATCCTTCCCAGACGATGCGGATCCGGTTGCCCAGCGCAGCCTCGTCGTAGGGGTACAGCGTCTGCACCACGTCCATGCGGTTGCGGACTTCCACGCGCTCGATGGCGCCATGGGTCAGTACCTCGAAGGACAGCTCCAGCGAGTCGCCGTCGTACGACAGGATGGCGCCCATATCGGCCTGCGTGACGGGCTCGCGCGTGACCGGGGCGCCCAGCTTGGGATCATCGGAATAGCGCTGCGCCGGCCTGTCGAAATGCGCTTGCACGTCCAGGTAGGCGCGGCATCCGGTGGTGGCGTAGTGGCGGCGTTGGCGCAGGCATTCGGCGATCGACTGGCGTGTCAGCTGGTCGGCAATCAGACAGCTCAGGCCGCCATATGCGCCAAACAACGATGCGCCCGGATGGCTGGCGCCATGCCGGCCCTTGTGCCCGTCGCTATTGGCCAGGATGCCCACGCGGTAGCCCAGCCGGAAGGCATCCTCCAGCAGCCATTCGAAGGTGCCCCAGTCGGAGTGGATCTCGATGGAGCGCTCCAGCCGCGCGTCATGGGACCGCGTAATGTCGGCGTAGCGGCCGCCGATGTGCGCGAACACCACCACATCCTCGTCCTTCAGCGCGTCAAACAGCGCATCGGCATCGTTGGCGTCCAGCGCCAGGTCCGACAGGTCGTCGATCAGCGCGTGCGAGGAACGATGAATGGGGCGGCCTTCCTTCAGGTACAGCACGTTGCGGTCGCCGCCCAGGCCGGTGTTGCCCGACCATTCATAGCCGGGGAAGATGATGAACGATCCATCCTGGTTGTATTGCGCGGTCAGCTTATTCAACTGTTCCCAGAACGGCGTGGTGATCTGGAAGTCATTGCCCTGATGGCTCATGACGTCCAGAAAGGCGCGGTCGCGCGCGAACAGGATCAGGTCCTCGGCGGAATTGGTGCCTATGGTTTCCTCGGACTGCCCGTGCAGGTCGGCCCAGTAGTGCCCGCGTGTGCCGCCGCCAGCCGCGACGATGCGGCAGGGCGTGCTTTGCGCCACGGGCAGGCCGTCGCGCAGCACCTCGATGCGCAGCTCGCCGGGCGCTTCGGCCACCAATCCCTCAAGCCGCGCGGCAAACTGGCCCTCGCGCATCGAGAACGTGGCGGGCAGGCCGCGCAGCGGCAGGCTGCTGCGCAGGGTGAACTCGCCCGCGACCTGATCGCTGGGGTTGCCCCATTTGTCTTCGCCCTTGAAACCCAGGCTGAAGGGCTCGCCCGCGACCGTCTGGCTGGGCAGGATGGCCTTGTAGGCGACCGGCGGCCCGGCCACCACGGCAATGGTGGGCGAGTGCTGGAGCTCGGTGTAGTTGTAGGTCGCGAAGGCGTCCACCAGCACCTTGAATTCGAACGTAGGCTCGCTGAACGTCTGCACCCGCATGCCGGGCGAGCCCTGCCGCGTATCGCCGAAGCGCACCACGATGCGATCGCCTTCCTCCAGGTAGCCGCGCACCACCCGGATGAATAGCGTCTTGTCCCAGGGCCGGATGTTGCGCTTGCCGTCGTACTCGACCTGCAGCACCGCGCCGTTGGAAGCCTCGACCGTGGTGTAGTTCCAGCCGTCCGGCTGATCGAACTGCGGCTTGCCCATGTCGCTGGCGAAGCGGTGCACGATCTTGATCGACCCGGTGTCGTCGATGCCGAAATAGCCCGCGGTGTACGTCAGCGTGAACGACGCGAAGCTGCCCGCTTCGAAGCGGCCGGTAGGTTCGACGATGGCCGATCCCATGCGGTCGGCGGCGTAGGAAGAGTGGGGCATTGCGGTTCCTGGCGGGTTAGGGAAATCCCATCTTAGGGACCGCACATCCATATAGCTATAGTATGCAAACTATTCCATCATGACGTCACTACATGACCGAGCCGATCGAGTCCGTCTCCCTGCGCCAGTTGCGCGCGCTGGTCGCTATCGGTGAAACGGCCAGCTTCACGGCCGCCGGCGAACGCCTGGGCCTGTCGCAACCCTCGGTCAGCCACTTGATCCGCCGATTGGAGGCCGAAGTCGGCCAGCCGCTGGTGGTGCGCGGCCGCGAGGTCTCATTGACGCGCGACGGCCAGGCCATGGTCGACGCGGCGCGGCGCGCTATCCTGGCCATCGACAGTTCCATCCAGGAATGCCGCGAACACTCCGACCTGAAGCGCGGCAAAGTCATGGTCGCCGTGGGCCACGTCAGCGCGGCCACCTTGTTGCCGCACATCCTGATGGAGTTTCGCCAGCGCCACCCACAACTGGACCTGATCGTGGTCGATTGCATGGTGCAGCAGATCCGCACGCGCCTGCTCTCGCACGAGGCCGATGTCGGCCTGGGCGCGGTCATGCAGGACGACGACTCCCGCATCATGGTGGAACAGCTTTCGGACAGCGGCGTCGCGCTCTTCGCGCGCATGGATCATCCCCTGGCCAGGCTCGACCAGGTCGATGCCAAGGTGCTGGCCGAATTGCCCTGCATCCAGCTGAACCCCGAAGCGCCCGCCTGGCTCAACATCAGCCGCCGCTTGATCGCCGCGAATATCTATCCGCGCGTCGAACAGCGCGTCGTCCTGCTGTCCACGGCCATCGGCCTGATACAGGCCGGCATGGGCGTGGCCATGCTGCCGCAGATCGCGCGCGGGCAGATGCCCGCCGGCATCAAGGGCATCGCCTTGCGCAACCCGGCGCTGGAATGGCCGATCTCCATCGCGCGCCTGGCCAACTACCCTTTGTCTCCCGCGGCCCAGGCCTTCGTCGCCGTGGTCCGCTCGGTCTCCCAGCGCCTGCGCCGCGACGCCGCCATGCCGTGATGGCATGACGCTATAGCACCCCGCCTATTTTTCGGGGTTGCCTGCTCCGATACGCTGCTTGGCATCATGCAAGCCCGCATGGTTTCCATTGCTCGCGCCAGCGCGGAGGCATCATGAAAACACTACAAGGGGTTCTACTGGGGGCCGTACTGGCCTGTGCGTCGCTTGTCGTGACGCCAGCCGAGGCGGCGCCGTTTCCGGATCGTCCTATCACGCTGGTCGTGCCGCTGGCGGCGGGCAGCACGGCCGATATCCTGGCGCGCTCGATCCAGCCCGGCCTTAGCCAGCAACTGGGGCAGACGGTCGTCGTCGAGAACAAACCCGGGGGCGGAGGCCAGATCGCCATGAGCTACGTAGCCAAGGCCTCGCCCGACGGCTATACGCTGGTGCTGGGCTCCAACAA
The sequence above is drawn from the Achromobacter xylosoxidans genome and encodes:
- a CDS encoding GlxA family transcriptional regulator; this translates as MHTIAVVAFAGISSFHLSVPCMVFGDDLARLGVPRYRLLVCGEAVGPVATMSGFDIHVPHDYSALAEADTVIVPAWRDPDERPPETMLQALRDAHARGARVIGLCLGAFVLAEAGLLDGRPASTHWVWSDDFARKYPQIRLDRKALYVDDGDILTSAGTAAAIDCCLHLLRCDHGAELANRVARRMVMAPHRDGGQAQYIERPLTREDGGDPISVAMEWAIEHLQEPLGLDRLANEAGLSRRNFTRRFKLKTGTTVTQWVLNHRLAAAQRLLETGGLSVDRVAEATGFGSTVSLRQHFTAAFSVSPAGYRKQFRQR
- a CDS encoding cysteine hydrolase family protein; this encodes MNHPTIRAIAGATAPQSIDPASTALLVIDFQNEYFSGRLPIPEGPAALRNAAKLVAHADRHGIPVFHIQHATPAGSPVFADGSAGIEFHPDLQPAANHTVLRKSTVSVFPSTDIDQRLKAAGVRTLLITGLMTHACVAGAARDAVPLGYQVIVAADACATRDLDTGAGEQAALPHAMLHRAALASIDDTFGDIMTTKQVLELPLA
- a CDS encoding HD domain-containing protein — encoded protein: MDIDKIKGRLAFLQEAEKLKSVLRSGFTSTGRPESTAEHSWRLCLMAMAFEDELAGLDMLKVLKLCVLHDLGEAIHGDVPAIEKHQHPDKSEQEKADLLHLTRSLDEKQRAGIMALWQEYEDATTPEAKAVKALDKLETILQHSQGLNPPDFDYGFNLTYGQKHTDADPLFALVRSVLDEKTRARIKPES
- a CDS encoding LysR family transcriptional regulator, whose translation is MTEPIESVSLRQLRALVAIGETASFTAAGERLGLSQPSVSHLIRRLEAEVGQPLVVRGREVSLTRDGQAMVDAARRAILAIDSSIQECREHSDLKRGKVMVAVGHVSAATLLPHILMEFRQRHPQLDLIVVDCMVQQIRTRLLSHEADVGLGAVMQDDDSRIMVEQLSDSGVALFARMDHPLARLDQVDAKVLAELPCIQLNPEAPAWLNISRRLIAANIYPRVEQRVVLLSTAIGLIQAGMGVAMLPQIARGQMPAGIKGIALRNPALEWPISIARLANYPLSPAAQAFVAVVRSVSQRLRRDAAMP
- a CDS encoding DUF3604 domain-containing protein, which produces MPHSSYAADRMGSAIVEPTGRFEAGSFASFTLTYTAGYFGIDDTGSIKIVHRFASDMGKPQFDQPDGWNYTTVEASNGAVLQVEYDGKRNIRPWDKTLFIRVVRGYLEEGDRIVVRFGDTRQGSPGMRVQTFSEPTFEFKVLVDAFATYNYTELQHSPTIAVVAGPPVAYKAILPSQTVAGEPFSLGFKGEDKWGNPSDQVAGEFTLRSSLPLRGLPATFSMREGQFAARLEGLVAEAPGELRIEVLRDGLPVAQSTPCRIVAAGGGTRGHYWADLHGQSEETIGTNSAEDLILFARDRAFLDVMSHQGNDFQITTPFWEQLNKLTAQYNQDGSFIIFPGYEWSGNTGLGGDRNVLYLKEGRPIHRSSHALIDDLSDLALDANDADALFDALKDEDVVVFAHIGGRYADITRSHDARLERSIEIHSDWGTFEWLLEDAFRLGYRVGILANSDGHKGRHGASHPGASLFGAYGGLSCLIADQLTRQSIAECLRQRRHYATTGCRAYLDVQAHFDRPAQRYSDDPKLGAPVTREPVTQADMGAILSYDGDSLELSFEVLTHGAIERVEVRNRMDVVQTLYPYDEAALGNRIRIVWEGSEYRGRGRQTVWDGSATLEGNTFVDPLPINFWNLDKTLAQPRPDMLSWRSLTTGGYSGIDVRLSNPRAGVLKIDTPVVRTEIPVDQIGLEPVVAENGGIRRRLQVYRLPDENPVRRMQARVRVPLHTDSDNAVYLRITTEDGFFIYSSPIYVERTGSGPK
- a CDS encoding DMT family transporter — its product is MSERAQAICAAAITGTLVGAAMVSTRAVSNDVSPETLAFLRYAIGALMLAAPMLRRWSVRFTAKDFCAVAGLGILQFAMLILLLNYALARLPAATCALVFSTLPLVTLCLAIATGRERFSWPRLIGAGVAVSGIALLLQPSAAAVGSAADGWAWAALLGATFIGGACSLLYRPYLRRYPSMYVSVVAMLVSVLFLAGVCLARSAPLLPSLSGFQWANVVFIGLSSAVGYFCLLWALSRLEASRVMSFQALAPITAVLIELLSGSYPLTWRLTGAFVLVLSGVWFGTHERRASAPASAA
- a CDS encoding GNAT family N-acetyltransferase encodes the protein MNEIQNLLGDKAPLPYVLRDPRPGDMGLVVANQARVYAQEFGWNSEYEALVAEIVAKFIREFDRERERCWIAEKDGKMVGSVFVVRQDETTAKLRLLYVDGAARGLGIGHRLVDECLRFARQAGYRRMVLWTNSVLTDARRIYEKAGFELVEEEQHHSFGKDLVGQYWARDL